The segment AAACATAACGATTAACAATTGTTGATTGTATTAGCATCATAAGTTAGTATTTCATCATCCCAATCAATAACTTTGACTCAAAAGCTTggctttctttttattttcgtCGGTTTGACAATTGTAGATTTTTATTgacttttacattttatttagaTTAGCTTCAAACTCTTTTCTATGTGTGCCTTAGTGTTGTTATAAATCACTAGTTTCTATATGGATTCAATCATAAAATGTTACAAATGACATACCATTCACTTATGGTATTGTTTGCACAATAAGTTAATTGGTGGATGTGCAACCACTTAATCAAATATATCACTTAGGTATGGACGATAGATCATTCCTTTTTGTAAACTGAAACCTAACTGCagaattaatatatatcaatatttccaCAACTGCAGAATTAGTATATCAATATTTCCACCACTAAAATATTTAGAGTGAATAGCAAAAAAAGAAGTCCAACGGTAAAAGACTAGTATTAATGGCGCGGCAAACGACCAAACAACAGATCATGCTGAAAATAATAATGTCTAACCAGAATTTCTCAGCATTAATTTCAACACACAACAAACCTCTCCTTATTCAATGAAACCACAGTTTCAAACACTCATGTTTTCTTATAAAGACAGACAGCTCATGGAATCACACCATCACAATCAAAATCACAAGACACAGATTACACTATGGGAAACATCAAAAGTCTTTTCACACTTCTCTTCTTCATAATAACTACGTCGCTAGCAGTAACGTTTGCCGGTAAAATACCCGCCATCATCGTGTTTGGCGACTCAACCGTTGATGCGGGTAACAACAACTACATCCCAACAGTGGCAAGAAGCAACTTTGAGCCATACGGACGGGACTTTGTTGGTGGGAAACCGACTGGGAGGTTTTGTAATGGAAAGATTGCGACGGACTTTATGTCGGAAGCCATAGGGCTCAAACCAATAATTCCGGCATACTTGGATCCTTCTTACAACATTTCAGATTTTGCAACAGGTGTTACTTTTGCTTCTGCTGCCACCGGCTACGACAACGCCACTTCCGATGTGCTGGTACGGATTTTTCTTTAATTCCCTTGTATTTATGATATATGCTACTATGCTAGCTACAGTATTTGGTATGTTACATAAATCTACTCGTCTTTATAGACATTATTTATGATTCTTGACGCAGAGTATATATAACATCTacaagaaaattataaatagtaaatctcacaaaaaattaaattgtttttaattatgtaaatGTCTTATAAATATTACCATACAAATTATACATATGAAATACAAAAgcattcatttttattaaaaaatattattaaaaaggagGGGTCCagtatatagtttttattaaaaacataacacCTACTACAAAcggataaatataatattttatatataaaataatttcgtCTTTATATGTACATTTTGAGAAATAATAATTTACGATGATATTATTTCGAAGAAGATGATCGTCCAAAAGTATGTTGTCTTTACATATTGTCATACAATCTACTAATTACTTTCAATTGATGGCGATTCTAGTCGGTTCTACCACTGTGGAAACAACTTGAATACTACAAAGAATACCAAACAAAACTAGAAGCATaccaaggaaaagaccaagccACAGAAACGATAACCAACTCTCTGTACCTCATAAGCGTAGGGACCAACGACTTCCTGGAGAACTACTTTGCCTTTCCTGGACGTTCTTCTCAATACTCGGTCGATCTTTACCAAGATTTTCTAGCTGGAATCGCCAAAGAGTTTGTGAAGAAGCTACACGGACTTGGAGCTAGAAAGATTTCACTAGGTGGATTGCCTCCAATGGGATGTATGCCTTTAGAGAGAGCCACCAACATTGGCACGGGAGGTGAGTGCGTTGGACGCTTTAACGACATTGCGGTCCAGTTCAACGGCAAGCTTGAGAGGCTTGTTGAGAAGCTGAGCAAAGAGCTTTCTGGTTCCGTCCTTGTTTTTTCAAATCCCTATGAACCATTTATGCGAATCATCAAGAACCCTTCCTCTTTTGGGTTCGAGGTGGCCGCAGCTGCTTGCTGTGCGACGGGGATGTTCGAGATGGGTTATAGTTGCCAAAGGAATAACCCATTCACATGTTCAAACGCAGACAAGTATGTGTTTTGGGACTCATTTCATCCAACACAGAAGACTCATCGCATCATGGCCAATTTTCTCATGAACGACACATTCTCTGACTTCCTGTAATGAtttatgtgtgtgtgtctgGAGAACGGATGATGGAGAGGagagtaatattattattagggCTTGTCTACAGGGCTTAACTTCCCATATTTTTGATCCAATAAATTATGCACTTTGTATGTATTAAATTAGACTTTGCTTTTGTGTTAAGATGTTAAAATAGCGTAACCTATGTTTATTTCTGTACTATGGTGTGCCTATATAGCTTATTTTATTAGACAAAGAATATGCATGTGTTCTTGTTTAGGTATTCTCATTACGTTATGTTTCATCATGAAAGTTCTAAGAAGAAATTTGGTTTCaaagtgattttttttccaCAAAGAACTAAGACCAAACAAATTTAAGTGAAATTGAACTTGgcttaaacattttttttttttgttcactgaAGAGAATTACACATGATATGATACTAATCTGCGAGTTACGTAGAATCCCGACAAACTATCCTCTGGAGACATTAGCTAGCAGAATTACAGAACTCTCACAacacagaaacattacaacataGTAACtgttaaagtacaagcacaaaGCAAATACTAGATCGCAAAACACAAGATACCATGAAGAGGAACCACCGAGAAAGGAAGAAAGGAGAAAGAGTCAAAGACACACTCGCAATCCAACTTTATTAGGGATAAATCACATCTCATTATATATTGCTTTATAACTCGGTCTTTAGATCAGTTTTTTATATTGCTCATTATATTACaaagttacaaaataatgaaGATTACAACAAAATTCATTACAACCTAACCAAGATTACATACTGGTCACGGAATCTTCAATGCATACTGGTAGTAAGTTTTAGTTTAAATCGTAATatctactatttttttttgttaatttctgAACTATTTACAAAGTACCATGGATGAAGGGATCTACTCATGCAGTTTCTTTAAAAAAGTGCATGTACGAAACCATGATGGATGATCTATTCATAGACAGTATCACTGAATATATGAAAGACAAATTTAATCTACCGGAAGACGTGCTATGAGGACTCAAAGCTATTAAGCATGTAATGTTGCACAATACAAGGAAATATAACATTCTTGAAGAGTGCCGTGAACTTGATTGCAAAATTGATATGAATTGAAGAAAGTTTTGTTGAGAACCCCATTTCCCGCAAAGTAAAGTAAAAAGTTTTTGATATCGGTATTGGAGATGTTTGAACTGAACCGATCTTGACCCTGAACCGAGTAGAACCGACTCTAAATCAAATTAGAGTCCGCCCTACTAACGAAAAGCGTTGGATTTGTTATTACTAAACTCTGTCGTGTCTCTTTTcgttaataataacaaaaagcGTTTAAGTAAAAcatcaaagaaaaaacaaaacaaccaCGGAAAGTAACGAGAATGCACATAGCTTCTTCACCACTTCCTCCCTCCTCTTAGGGTTTAATGCGCTTCCCTCTTAAATCGCCGATTCCCTGAGTTAACTCGTCGGAAAAAACCCCTCCGATGGAGAATTCGCCGTCCTGGACACTCGAATCGGACCTAGAGGATCTAGACATCGACCTCCAGGACTACGGCCCCTCCCTGCCTCCCAAAAGAGTCCCCAACGGAGACATCTTCGAAGCCTCCCGCGCCGGAGACGTCGACAGGCTCCGCTACCTCCTCGAGACCGGAGTCAACGTCAACGCTCGCGACCGCTGGGACTCCGTCGCTCTCTACTACGCCTGCCTCACCGGCCGCCTCGACGCCGCTCGCCTGCTCCTCGAGAACGGCGCCATTTGCTCGGAGCACACTTTCGACGGCGATCGCTGTCACTACGCTTCTCTCAACCTAAGGATCAGGAAGCTTCTCAAGGCCTTCGAGGCTCGTCCGCCTCCGCTTGCTCCCTTGCAAGCTTCTCTTAGGGATACGTTTCTCGGTTGCCGCCACAATCGAGCTTATTTAAAACAAGATTCCGATGCTAACGTTGATGTTTCTGGTATGCCTTCTCCGAGATCAATTAAGCTCTCGAATCCAATTCAATACATGTTAGTTGATATGTATGAGATGACGGTTAAGGTTGAGTTCTTTAATCGTTCAGCACATTGTAGTGGACTAGTTGTAGACAGAGCCGGTCCTCGGTCCTGAGCAGAGCCGAATGAAACTATAAATTCTCAAATTtgtaaaatgtaaataataaaaaattgttgaatCATTTACTAAATCGCCTACCGCCCCTAAAATCTCAGGGCCGACCTCTTGTTGTAGTACATTGTAGTTGTAGACAGTGGCCGGTCCTAGGCAGAGCCAA is part of the Raphanus sativus cultivar WK10039 chromosome 5, ASM80110v3, whole genome shotgun sequence genome and harbors:
- the LOC108834368 gene encoding GDSL esterase/lipase At2g04570 translates to MGNIKSLFTLLFFIITTSLAVTFAGKIPAIIVFGDSTVDAGNNNYIPTVARSNFEPYGRDFVGGKPTGRFCNGKIATDFMSEAIGLKPIIPAYLDPSYNISDFATGVTFASAATGYDNATSDVLSVLPLWKQLEYYKEYQTKLEAYQGKDQATETITNSLYLISVGTNDFLENYFAFPGRSSQYSVDLYQDFLAGIAKEFVKKLHGLGARKISLGGLPPMGCMPLERATNIGTGGECVGRFNDIAVQFNGKLERLVEKLSKELSGSVLVFSNPYEPFMRIIKNPSSFGFEVAAAACCATGMFEMGYSCQRNNPFTCSNADKYVFWDSFHPTQKTHRIMANFLMNDTFSDFL